In Sus scrofa isolate TJ Tabasco breed Duroc chromosome 14, Sscrofa11.1, whole genome shotgun sequence, the sequence AATTTCTGAAATACTTAGCTAATAACATTTACCTGTACAAATATTTTGTGGGGAAAGTTTAAGCATCTCTTATTTGACAGTGCTTCCCATGCAACTGAATGTAACAGATAAAcctaatttttttggccatgcccacagcatatagaagttcctgagccacgggctgaacccacactacagcagtaacctgagtggctgcaatgacaatgttggatccttaacccactgcaccacaagggaactcctaggcctaattatttctttttttttttttttttgtctttttgcctttatgtgagccactcccgtggcatatggaggttcccaggctaggggtcgaattggagctgtagctgcctgcctacaccagagccacagcaactcaggatccgagccgcgtctgcagtctacaccacagctcacggcaacgccggatccttaacccactgagcaaaggcagggaccgaacccgccacctcatggttcctagtcggattcgttaaccactgcgccacgacaggaactcctaggcctaATTATTTCTAACACCCCTCCTTTTACGAGGTGAAAAGTATAAACCATTGGGATTTTCCAAGGACCCTCTGGGAAATGCCCACACCATTTTGAAATCCAGTCTTCATTTAGGATTGCTTTGGGGAGACAGTTGTCAAAAACATCTGCAGGTTGGAACACTTGATTAAATGGGATCCCAGTTTACTGCAAAACAATAGTTGGTTATCCACCTAACCAAGTGACACAGGAGGAAGCACGAGTACAGAAGACCTGGGCCCTTGACCTGGGGACCTGCGGATCTCCTGAGTCACGAGGTGCACAGGTAGCTTGGTTTTGTATTTGAAGACACAGGAGCTTTGTTTTCCTAGGAAGACTAttcaaaaagtaaagagaaaccaTTTACAATCTCTTATTTAAAGCAGACTAATAGAagttccgctgtggtgcaatgggatgggcagtgtctctggagcgctgggacacagggtTGATCCTGCTGGagctgctgccaaaaaaaaaaaaaaaggcagaccaGTAATCTAAGAACTCTTTGTCATTTTAGTTTTGTGTAGGTACACTACTGATGTTCAGGCTTGTTTAAGAAAACTTTATAGGAGttctttcgtggctcagcaggttaaggttctggtgttgttactgcagcggcttgggttgttAATGGCaatccaggttcaatccttggccccagagcATCCACATGCTATGTGTGCAGACCTCACTCAggggggtcagggatctggcgttgctgtgagctgtggtgcaggtggcagacacagcttggatcccatgttgctgtggctgtggcataggttggcagctatagctctgaattgacccctagcctgggaacctccttatgctgtgggtgcagccctaaaaagcaaaaaaaaaaaaaaaatccttttttttttttttaaataatctctagttgcatccatgttgctgcaaatggcaatatttcattctttttatggctgagattATATCTATctatttcacatcttctttatccatttatctgttgagggcacttaggttgcttccatgttttggctactgtgaatagtgctgctgtgcaCATTGGgctgcatgcatctttttgaattagagttttctccagttataggcctaggagtgggattgcaggatcatgtggctactttgtttttagttttttgaggaacttccatattcttttcttttttttttttttgtctttttgctatttcttgggccgctcccacagcatatggaggttcccaggctaggggtcgaatcggagctgtagccactggcctacaccagagccacagcaacgcaggatccaagccgcgtctgcaacctataccacagctcacggcaacgccggatcgttaacccactgagcaagggcagggaccgaacccgcaacttcatggttcccagtcggattcgttaaccactacgccacgacgggaactccaggaacttccatattcttcttcataagtggctgcaccaatttacactacCACCAACAATatgagagggttcccttttctccacacgctttccagcatttgttatttatagacgttttgatgatggccattctgactggtatgaggtggtacctcatagtagttttgatttgccttttactagtaattagcagtgttgaacaTGTATATACAAATCTATTTAATCTTAGCCAGCTGTGACTTCACAAAAAATTCCTTTCCCACAAAACTGCAACTTTATTAATTCAggtttatttccctcttttttattttactttaggacAGAGTGACTCTCCCTCCCTTAACAAAAACACATCCGACATTCTCTGCATACTTTTCACATAAGAACACATCCTATTTTCCTCCCTACTTTGTATACAAAGTTGATTCCCTTTGCTCTAAGTCTGGTAGTAGTTTTAGTCTCACACATTGATTATGATTTTTAACCATTAGCAAccttattttacagagaaaactAAGAAATGTTCATATGCCAGTATTCTGGGGCAGATTAGCAAAGGTTGTGAATATAACACCTCATAATCTGTAAGGAGGATGCTTTTCACAGTACAAATTGTTTGACGGTGGCAAGAACATGTATGTTAACACACCCAAATATCTTTAGCCTCTTTGTATCATATAAACATGAGAAGCCAAAAGTATATAAACTTAAGCATGCCTGATAATGAATGTTTCAGCACTCTATCTGTTGAGAAGTTATTTAGATATTCAatgaatatctattttttaacttAACTTGACATAAATAAGGTTGCAAGTTACCAAAAAGATTTTGGAAACTGTTTTTAGGCAGACATATTATAAGACAcaatttttactgaaataaagtTTGTCAGAACAGTGACCAGATTTgcttaaaatcaaatttatcctTTGTATAATCTTAAACATCTAATGGATGCAAATGAGGTTATTTAACTAGTAAAGTAAGTAgaataaaaatctatatttgCAGTATATTTAATGTTGACAACTCTAAAAGATACACGTTTTATGAAATCAATAATATTAAACTAGTTTTATTTAGCAAAGGTTTACCAAGTaacatgaactttgaaaacagtttggttggtttttatatttctgggagttctggaagtatttaatttatataaattcttgTTCCTCTGAAGCCAATTAGcttagaaatctttttctttttctttttatggctgcacctgtaacatgtggaagttcccaggctagggatctaactggagcttCAGCcgcgggcctataccacagacatggcaacaccagatccaagccacatctgtgacctatgctgcagctcatggcaatgccagatccttaacccagggattaacactatgttgggttcttaacccactgagccacaacagaaactcctaggaTAGCTATAAAgggatttaattaaattaattaattactttacctgttgattgattgattgcctttttagggctgcaccctcagcgtatggaggttcccaggctaggggttgaatcgaagctgtagctgccggcctatagcacagccacaataatgcgggatctgagccacatatgcgacctacaccacagctcatggcaaagccagatccttaaccaactgagcaaggtcagggatcgaaccttcatcctcatggatactagtcagatcatttctgctgagccacaatgggaactcctataaagggATTTTATAACTTAACTTGGTAATACCATCTGGAggtaggaaaatatataaaaaaaatacaatcacaCATAAACATACAGATGTGCAAACAGAGATCTTATGGTTTTCGTTAGAAAATTTTAGCTATGCCTCAAGCATGAATACACGTACATAAAAATCAATAGTTTATGTAAATCTTGGACCTTGTCTTtgctccattttatatttttatccaaaTTGTATTGTGACAGGTAGGGTAGATTAATTACCTGTTCAATTTGAAGACTTAAAGCTTTCTACCAGCATCTGTGAGGAGACCTTTAAGACTTTTTCTCTGTCCTGATATATAATCTTAGGGAGGTGTGGAGTCActgtttccaattcttttttctttttctttttagggccgcacccaccccattggaagttcccaggctaggggtcaaatcacagctatagccactggcctaccccacagccacagcaatgtgggatccaagccacatctgccacctacaccacagctcacggcagtgctggaccccgacccactgagcaaggccagggatccaaccctcaccttcatgaatactagtcagagtcatttgggctgcaccacaatgggaactccctccaattcttttttctttttcaacttcaGGTGGTTACTTTTGGAGGTCTCTGAATCCCTTGAGAGCCCCTAGTGGGGCAGGGGCCTAAGGTGTCAGTGGCCGTGGGAGATGGGGGGCTGGAGGGGAAGAGAAAGGCCTGGCGGCATggacagagggcagaggaggcaggGGCTCAAGCAGAGGCTGCAGGAAGTTGGGGGTGTGGTGCAAGGAAAGGCCTCTGGGAACCACTGAAGACTCACCTTCTCCTTAGCAAGGATGCCATGCAGACTAGAAGGAAGTGAGCAGGGCAGTTGGATGGCACAATGGCAGCAGGGCTCAAGAAAGTTCCTAGGGAGGATTGAGGCGGCCCTGCAGGAGCCTGGACAGACTCCAGCCTAGGAGACACCTTGTGGGCAATGGATGCAGGGTCTGCACCTGGGGCTTTGGGAGGAAGCTCAGGCAGGAaggcccttcccctccccacagaGGGGGCCAGGGTGCACCGCGCAACAGGCAACCCCTCAGATGCCCAGGCAACCCTGTCAGGCTCAGCGGGCACAGAGACTCCCATGCATCTGGGCCCTGGGAGATGGGAGTTGTGCTGTTTTTTCTGGATCCTGCTTCCCTGTGGGCTGTGGCAcatccctttttctttctggaacagGGAGGATCAGAAACATggttgcttggagttcccattgtggcgcagtggttaacgaatccgactaggaaccatgaggttgcgggttcggtccctgcccttgctcagtgggttaaggatccggcattgccctgagctgtggtgtaggttgcagacgcggcttggatcctgcgttgctgtggctctggtgtaggccagtggctacagctccgattcgacccctagcctgggaacctccatatgctgtgggagcggcccaaagaaatagcaaaaagccaaaaaaaaaaaaaaaaaaaaaaaaaaaaaaaaaaaaaaaaaagaaaagaaaagaaacatggttgcttattttctttgttttccactGTTTTTACTGTGGTGAAACATACCTAAGTTAAATTTAACTTTTCAACCATTTCTAAGCATACAGCTTGGTGGTGCTAAATGCATTCACATAGTTGTATAAGCATTGCCactgttttcagaattttttcactATTCCCAACAGAAACTGTCCCCGTTCAGCAGCAATGACCACCCTCCCCAACCTCTGGTACCCTctattctgctttctgtccctgGATTTGCCTCTTCCATGTATTTCGTATGAGTGGAATCACAGTGTCTGTCCTACTGTGTCTGGCCCAGTCCCCCGAGTGCCACATCCGCCAGCTCAGCCATGATGTGGCAGAGGTGTCAGCACTGCTTTCCTTGTGGTGTGTTAACCCgcactttattcattttaatgatgaGTGGCCGCTGACAGGGCTTCCTTCATCCGTTCAtctgtttccacctcttggccaCTGTGACTCCTGCTGCTGTGAGTGTACGGTGGACAAAGTTTAGGTGCAAGTCCCTGCTCTCAGTTCTTTTGGGGACacacccagaagtagaattgctggatcacatgtaactctatatttaactttttgaggaactgccaactgttttccacagcagctgcatcGTCCTATGTTCCGATCAGACGTGCATGagtttctgatttctccacatcccacCCATGCTTGCAtgtcccttttttttgggggggggcagtcaacctgatgggtgtgaagtggtaccttgtggttttaattggcatttccctAGTGACCAGTGCTGCCGAGCATATTTTCACGTGCTTATTGGTCAgcagtttgtcttttttgggaatatgtctattcagttcctttgCTCATATTCTAGTGGGGTTgccatctctttgtctttgagttgtaggagttctttatatattcaggaTTTTAACCCGCATCACATATGTGGTTTGCAGATTATTTTCTCCCACTACGTGGGTGGTCCTTGGCTCTcctgatagtgtcctttgatgtacaaagtttttaatttagtGAAATTGAATGTATCTATTtgtcttttgttgcctgtgcttttggtgtcatctcTAAGATTCCATTGCCAAATTCAAGGCCATGAAGATttactgtgttttcttctaagagttttgtgaTTTCACTCTTCAAGTCAGGTCTTGGGtgcattttgagttattttttgtatgtggtgtgaggtaCGCCCTCTTGTGGGTGGAATTCTAGTTGTCCCAGAGCCAACTGTGAACTCTCCCATGGAGGGGTCCTGACACCTTGTAAACACCAATGTGAGGGTTTGTTTCTGGCCTCTCAGTTCTGTCCATTGGTCTTGTGCAAGAACCACACTGCAGTAGCTTCATGGTAGGTTCGAGATCAGGATGTGTGAGTCCTCtagcttcattcttttccagaatTGTTTTGGCTCATGTGGGTCCCTTAAGACTCCATATGACCTTCAGGGTGGGTGTTGCATTGTGTCTGAGGGTCTCCGCAGGTAATGATGACATCTTGACAGTGTCAGTCTCCAGTCCGtaaatgtggaattttttttttttttttgtctttttgtcttttttgttattgttgttgttgctatttcttgggccactcccgcggcatatggaggttcccaggctaggggttgaatcggagctgaagccaccggcctacaccagagccacagcaactcaggatccgagccgcgtctgcagtctacatcacagctcagggcaatgccggatccttaacccactgagcaagggcagggaccgaacccgccacctcatggttcctagtcggattcgttaaccactgcgccacaatgggaactccggatgtgttttcatttatgtgtctccttcaacttctttttttttttttttcttttgagggccgcacccacagcatatggaggttcccaggctaggggtctaattggagctgttgctgccggcctatgctagagccacggcaacgccagatccgagccgtgtctgcgatctacaccacagctcacaacaacgctggatccttaacccactgagtgaggccagggatcgaatctgcaactcatggttcctagtcagatttgtttccactgcgccatgacaggaactttccTCAACTTCTTTCAGGCTCTCATGATGCTAAAGTGTCACTGGTGGTGGCCTCATACAGACCCAACCAGACCTCTGTGGCTGTCCCTCCCAGGAGGCCCCTGCCGTGAGGCGGGAGTCAGGAGATAATAGCATTCTGCTCAGAGctttgcccctcccctctcttctgTCAAGAAGCAGGTTTGGAAAGTGTGCTTGGCAAGCCCCTTAAAACCCCCctaaggagttctcgttgtggctcagtggttaacgaacctgactagtatccatgaggacgaaggtcaatccctggcctcactcagtgggttaaggatctggcattgccatgagctgtggtgtaggtcatagatgcggctttgatcccgcattgctgtggctttagtgtagccagttgacccctagcctgggaacttccgtatgccaggagtatggccctaaaaagacacacacaaaaaagatccATCCTTTGCTGCTGAGCTCAGAGGAAGAGTGTGGGGGTGGAGCCATCTGGCCagagtggggcagggggagagctGGCGGGACCACTCTGACCCACTCACCCCTGCTTACTCTGTCCCATTTAAACAGGCCACTGTCCACGCCTCCCTGTTCATTCTCTGCTCTGCCTGCCAAGCTCCTCCTCATGGTCTAGGGTGTTGGGGTCTACAGTCCTGTGCTGTGCCGGAGGGTCTCCCCTCTAAGACCCTTGGCCTGCCTGCTGTTGAGATGGGAGCTTCTCAGAGAGCAGGGTCCTGTGTGGCCGCTGGCTTTCCAAGGTCCTTCCCTTTGTGTGACCCCATGAGTGACTATTGGCCTTTCCCTGTGTATGACCTGAGTGACCACGGGTCCCAGAGGAAGCGTCACGCCTTTCTTGGTATTTAATCCTTTTTTGTCTTAACCCTCTGCTCCAGTACCAGCTCATCTGACTGGGGCCCCAGACAATTGCCCAGAGGGGCCCTTGCCAGAGAGTGCAGGAGAGGGCCCCCTGAAAGTGATGTCCTTAGGCTGCCAGGGAAGGTAAgaggcagctgggggtgggggcagctgtgACTGGCAGCCCCCAGCAGGACAGCTAGATGAAAGATGAACCTGCTCTCACTTGGGGCATGGCTGCAGCAGGAAGTGGTTTGCAGGTGGGGCTCTGCTCACTGGGAGCTGGCAACCTGGCATCTGGCTGGCCTCTGAACCTTTGGCCCCATCAGCACAAAGGGGCAGAGCAGCACTCCCAAAGTGGGATGGTGGATCAGCCAGGAGAGCCAGTCGCTAAAGCCAAGGGGCGTGGTGCTCCCAGGGGGCCGTGAGGCTGCCTGGCCCTAGCCTTCTGCCCTCCCCTTCGCCCCACCCCTTCGCAGATGCTAGAGGCCCTGCCCCTGCTGCTGGCAGTCTGCTCCTTGGTCCTGGTGCTGCTGACACTGTTGTGGCTGCTGCCACACCCGAAGTGCTCTCTCATCTTCATTGCCTGGGAAGAGTTTATCCTGCTTCCCGTCAGGAACCTCCTCATGGGCAGCAGCAAGGAACAGCGCATTCTGCAATATGTGCTGCAGCACGCAGTGGCGGGGGACCCAGAGAGCGTGCTGGACACCATCGACACCTACTCCTCTCAGAAGGAGTGGGCCATGCACGTGGGCAGAAAGAAAGGTAGGCAGTGTGGCAGCCAGCACGGGAGAGGCCATGGTTGCCATGATCCCCGGTGTGGGCTGAGGCCCAGTCTCCCACACCCCGGTGAGGTTCAGGCCCTGACACGCGTGACCCTGTCCCCATGCAGAGGGAGGGATGTTTGATGATAAGCCCCTGGAGGTGCTGTTCCAGGTGGCCTTGCTCACaggggccagaggccacagcagtCTCCTTGGGAGCCCTGCACTCTCACGCCATCTGGCAGAGCCAGTGCTGGCACAGGGCGGGCAGTGCCTCCTGGGTGTTCTGGCTGGGCATGAAGGCATATAGCAACCCTTGGACCCTGCCTGGTGCAGATTCCAGGCCCTCCCCCAGGCCACCTCCTGACctttggcctctagcctgggtCACATGCCCCCTGTACCCAGAAGTTGGACCCTGATGACAGATGTAATAGCCACGGTCTGGCCCCCTTGGACCTTCTGACAGTGTCTGGCTCAAGGAAGCTGGGAGGCTCTGAGTGCCACCTGAGGACACAGTGGGGTGTGGTTTCCACAGagggcagctctgattcaggaTGAGCATGAGTCACCCAAAATGGTGGgaaagagggaacagcatgtgtggAAAGCACAAAGGCCTGACGGGCTGGAGTTGAGAGGGGCTGCCTCTCAGTGGAGAGGGAGCTGAGCCAGGAGTGGGAGTGGACCAGCCCCTTTGCCTGCTCATCTCCACCCCCGCAGGCCAGATCGTGGACACTGTGGTGCAGGAGCAGCGTCCTTCTGTGCTGCTGGAGCTGGGGGCTTACTGTGGCTACTCGGCTGTGCGCATGGCCCGCCTGCTGCTGCCCAGCGCCCGGCTGCTGACCATCGAGCTTAACCCTGACAATGCTGCCATCGCCCAGCAGGTGGTGGACTTCGCAGGCCTGCAGGACAGGGTACGCTGCTGTCCCAGGGATGACAGATGTGGACACTGAGACTCTGGGGGaccaggagagcagggagggcTGGGTCATAGCGAGGCCACATTTACCCAGCTGGCTGGCATCCAGTTTTACAGAGCAGGAGACCTGAGACTGCCCAGAGGAACGGGCAGAGCCAGGACCTGTCTCCCAGAACCCCAAAGTAAATTGCCAGTGGGCATGCATGGGGTTTGGGTGGGCTGTTTGCCCTGGGGGCCGGACACTGACAAGGGCTCTTCCAGGTGACCGTTGTCGTCGGGGCATCCCAGGACATCATCCCTCAGCTGAAGAAGAAATATGATGTGGATACGCTGGACATGGTCTTTCTTGACCACTGGAAGGACCGGTACCTGCCAGACACGCTCCTGCTAGAGGTGAGCCTTACACATGGCTGCTAGGTCAATGGGCCTCAGCCCCTGAAGAGCCAGGTTCCCCAGCTGAGCCCTGCCATGGGGGCCCAGTGGCTTGGGCTGGCCCGCCTGAGGTCAGGACATGATGGGGAGCAGGGGGCTCAGGGGCCCAGGCAGCATGGATTCTGAAGGAGAGGGGTTCTGGGCAGAGGGAGTGGCCAGGGTCCCACCAGGTGGCAAGGTGGCAGGGAGGGTGAATCTAGGGACCAAAACACCTGGGCTGagagggcccagggctggggaggcaggaggaggacagCCTAGTGGCCGTGCGGCTCCCCTACCCATCCTGATCCTTGTCGTGCGGCCCCTGTGCCCCTatcccccatcccccatctcCAGTCTGTCCATCCCTCAGAGCCAGCTGCTCGGCCAGCACCAAATGGTGA encodes:
- the COMT gene encoding catechol O-methyltransferase isoform X1, with the translated sequence MLEALPLLLAVCSLVLVLLTLLWLLPHPKCSLIFIAWEEFILLPVRNLLMGSSKEQRILQYVLQHAVAGDPESVLDTIDTYSSQKEWAMHVGRKKGQIVDTVVQEQRPSVLLELGAYCGYSAVRMARLLLPSARLLTIELNPDNAAIAQQVVDFAGLQDRVTVVVGASQDIIPQLKKKYDVDTLDMVFLDHWKDRYLPDTLLLEECGLLRKGTVLLADNVICPGAPDFLAHVRGCGRFECTHFSSYLEYSQMVDGLEKAVYKGPGSPAQP
- the COMT gene encoding catechol O-methyltransferase (The RefSeq protein has 1 substitution compared to this genomic sequence) — translated: MLEALPLLLAVCSLVLVLLTLLWLLPHSKCSLIFIAWEEFILLPVRNLLMGSSKEQRILQYVLQHAVAGDPESVLDTIDTYSSQKEWAMHVGRKKGQIVDTVVQEQRPSVLLELGAYCGYSAVRMARLLLPSARLLTIELNPDNAAIAQQVVDFAGLQDRVTVVVGASQDIIPQLKKKYDVDTLDMVFLDHWKDRYLPDTLLLEECGLLRKGTVLLADNVICPGAPDFLAHVRGCGRFECTHFSSYLEYSQMVDGLEKAVYKGPGSPAQP